The following are encoded together in the Streptomyces sp. NBC_00358 genome:
- a CDS encoding AMP-dependent synthetase/ligase, with protein sequence MGVRKDLRRAKRHADLAGRSRVDLVRDGSGTVREARTAPLAPTPATGSTADLPFTNAAEAPDAVVLRRPLNGGWAPVTAVAFAREVTATAKGLIAAGLEPGGRVAVMSRTRYEWTVLDFAVWAAGGLTVPVYATSSAEQVDWIVRDSGARFVIVETPENAETVAAGVTGHPRPPRVWLLDAGALAELASLGREIADEEVTERRAALGPATVATICYTSGTTGRPKGCFLTHANLYAEAANTVELLHPVFQQVTGRTAATILFLPLAHIMGRTLQIACLMARIELGHCPSIKPDELRPALREFRPTFLVGVPYLFEKIHATGRATAERIGRAASFDRAHRVGVRFGAAYLNRFLGTGKGPGPGLYAAWALYDLLVYRRIRKELGGRAHYAISGGSPLDRDLSLFFYAAGIIVYEGYGLTETTAAATVVPPLGPRPGTVGLPVPGAAVRIADDGEVLIKGAVVFGAYWNDPAATDAVLTDGWFATGDLGALDQDGYLTITGRKKDILITTGGKNVSPTVLEDRLRSRAPVGQCLVVGDNRPFVAALITLDTEALAHWLAVRGLPAHTPLSELVRDPRMRADVQKAVDHANAAVSRAESIREFTLVEGEFSEDNGLLTPSLKVRRHAVAAVYAAEIEALYGS encoded by the coding sequence ATGGGCGTACGCAAGGATCTGAGACGGGCGAAGCGGCACGCCGACCTGGCGGGCCGCAGCCGGGTGGACCTGGTCAGGGACGGGAGCGGTACGGTCCGCGAGGCGCGTACCGCCCCCCTCGCGCCCACCCCCGCCACCGGCAGCACGGCCGACCTGCCCTTCACCAACGCGGCCGAGGCACCCGACGCCGTCGTGCTGCGCCGCCCGCTGAACGGCGGCTGGGCGCCGGTGACCGCGGTCGCCTTCGCCCGCGAAGTCACCGCGACCGCCAAGGGGTTGATCGCGGCCGGCCTCGAACCCGGCGGCCGGGTCGCGGTGATGTCCCGTACGCGCTACGAGTGGACGGTCCTGGACTTCGCCGTCTGGGCGGCCGGCGGCCTGACCGTCCCGGTCTACGCGACCTCCTCGGCCGAACAAGTGGACTGGATCGTCCGGGACTCGGGCGCCCGCTTCGTGATCGTCGAGACACCCGAGAACGCGGAGACCGTGGCCGCGGGCGTCACCGGTCACCCCCGACCTCCGCGTGTCTGGCTGCTGGACGCGGGAGCCCTAGCCGAACTCGCCTCCCTGGGACGGGAGATCGCCGACGAGGAGGTCACCGAGCGCCGGGCGGCGCTCGGCCCCGCAACGGTCGCGACGATCTGCTACACCTCCGGGACCACCGGCAGGCCCAAGGGCTGTTTCCTCACCCACGCCAACCTGTACGCCGAGGCCGCCAACACGGTCGAGCTGCTGCACCCCGTCTTCCAGCAGGTCACCGGCCGGACCGCCGCGACGATCCTCTTTCTCCCGCTCGCCCACATCATGGGCCGCACCCTGCAGATCGCCTGTCTGATGGCCCGCATCGAGCTGGGCCACTGCCCGAGCATCAAGCCGGACGAACTCCGGCCCGCCCTGCGGGAGTTCCGGCCGACCTTCCTGGTCGGCGTCCCGTATCTCTTCGAGAAGATCCACGCCACCGGGCGCGCGACCGCGGAGAGGATCGGCCGCGCCGCCTCCTTCGACCGCGCGCACCGCGTCGGCGTGCGCTTCGGAGCGGCGTATCTGAACCGGTTCCTCGGCACGGGCAAGGGCCCCGGGCCCGGTCTGTACGCGGCCTGGGCGCTGTACGACCTGCTGGTCTACCGCCGTATCCGCAAGGAACTCGGCGGCCGCGCGCACTACGCCATCAGCGGCGGCTCCCCGCTCGACCGCGACCTCAGCCTCTTCTTCTACGCCGCCGGAATCATCGTCTACGAGGGCTACGGCCTGACCGAGACGACCGCCGCCGCCACCGTCGTCCCACCCCTCGGGCCCCGCCCCGGAACGGTCGGCCTGCCGGTCCCGGGCGCCGCCGTCCGGATCGCCGACGACGGGGAGGTCCTCATCAAGGGGGCTGTCGTCTTCGGTGCCTACTGGAACGACCCGGCGGCGACCGACGCCGTGCTGACCGACGGCTGGTTCGCGACCGGCGATCTCGGCGCCCTGGACCAGGACGGCTATCTCACGATCACCGGCCGCAAGAAGGACATCCTCATCACCACGGGCGGCAAGAACGTCTCGCCCACCGTGCTGGAGGACCGGCTGCGCAGCCGGGCGCCGGTCGGGCAGTGCCTGGTCGTCGGTGACAACCGCCCGTTCGTCGCGGCCCTGATCACCCTGGACACCGAGGCGCTCGCGCACTGGCTCGCCGTCCGCGGACTGCCCGCCCACACCCCGCTGTCGGAACTCGTCCGCGACCCCCGGATGCGCGCCGATGTCCAGAAGGCCGTGGACCACGCCAACGCGGCGGTCTCCCGGGCCGAATCCATTCGCGAATTCACGCTGGTGGAAGGCGAGTTCAGCGAGGACAACGGTCTGCTCACCCCGTCGCTGAAGGTACGGCGGCACGCGGTGGCGGCGGTGTACGCGGCCGAGATCGAGGCGCTGTACGGGAGTTGA
- a CDS encoding chaplin, protein MAAEKGKHVKHKKSAAVVAGAIMALGMAAPAFADAGAEGAAVHSPGVLSGNVIQVPIHIPVNVCGNSINVIALLNPAIANRCANH, encoded by the coding sequence ATGGCCGCAGAGAAGGGAAAGCATGTGAAGCACAAGAAGAGCGCTGCTGTCGTCGCCGGCGCGATCATGGCTCTGGGCATGGCTGCCCCGGCCTTCGCGGACGCGGGTGCCGAGGGTGCCGCCGTCCACTCTCCCGGTGTCCTCTCGGGCAACGTGATCCAGGTCCCGATCCACATCCCCGTCAACGTGTGCGGCAACTCGATCAACGTGATCGCCCTGCTGAACCCGGCGATCGCCAACCGCTGCGCCAACCACTGA
- a CDS encoding rodlin, whose product MIKKVMAAAAIAASVVGASAAVAPQALAIGNDNGVTTANGNDASQIYGNQATYGNMSPQLALIQGSLNKPCIGLPAKANVGSLIGVLPVAVQDVPILSAPQNQQCTENSTQAKGDEPLSHVLDNIPVLSGNGASHS is encoded by the coding sequence GTGATCAAGAAGGTTATGGCTGCCGCGGCGATCGCCGCTTCCGTCGTCGGAGCCTCGGCTGCCGTCGCGCCGCAGGCGCTGGCGATCGGCAACGACAACGGCGTCACCACCGCCAACGGTAACGACGCCTCGCAGATCTACGGCAACCAGGCCACCTACGGCAACATGAGCCCGCAGCTCGCGCTCATCCAGGGTTCCCTGAACAAGCCCTGCATCGGCCTGCCGGCGAAGGCCAACGTCGGATCGCTCATCGGTGTGCTCCCGGTCGCCGTCCAGGACGTGCCGATCCTGTCGGCCCCGCAGAACCAGCAGTGCACCGAGAACTCCACCCAGGCCAAGGGCGACGAGCCGCTCTCGCACGTCCTGGACAACATCCCGGTCCTGTCGGGCAACGGCGCGAGCCACAGCTGA
- a CDS encoding carboxylate--amine ligase — MPNLDNRVPAVLLRIDRNPFHHGTLGAVRSLGRAGVEVHLVADSTGSPVRRSRFVAEMHPPPPPGSSTAEIAAVLRRVAARVSRPAVLVPMDDASALAVNRLRTELAAGYLLPPRSGTLAEHVADKAELATVCESLGVPHPVTLIPRSPAQAAAAAWQLGLPMMAKWSRPWLIPAGTDLRSTVVVRSAQQAQALYLRTAEAGSPLLFQAFLPPGPDRDWFVHGYVDRSGVTRGGGTGRKNRAWPRGAGLTTVGRWTPEPQLQALVEGLIGALGYRGIFDLDFRRDATTGRYHLLDFNPRPGAQFRLFEDGAGLDVVRALHLDLTHRPLPEPAPVPGRTFVVENYAPFVALRSRSAGRELAWHALDDRAPGRALWGLWARHVSLRLAQRTGRLLRGPAVAVRTARRAGATRTAGAAAAETAGAAAARPVAASTDSAVVRPRGGPVRRADRGSGRRSDRMPAPFNARPQGPPAPSRTDDEKASSC, encoded by the coding sequence GTGCCGAATCTCGACAACCGGGTCCCCGCCGTACTGCTGCGCATCGACCGGAATCCCTTTCACCACGGAACTCTCGGGGCCGTACGCTCGCTCGGCAGAGCAGGTGTGGAGGTGCACCTCGTCGCCGATTCCACGGGAAGTCCCGTCCGCAGATCGCGCTTTGTCGCGGAGATGCACCCACCGCCTCCGCCCGGCTCGTCCACCGCGGAGATCGCCGCGGTGTTGCGCCGAGTGGCCGCCCGGGTTTCCCGGCCCGCCGTACTGGTCCCGATGGATGACGCGAGCGCCCTCGCGGTGAACCGCCTGCGAACGGAACTCGCCGCCGGGTACCTGCTGCCGCCGCGGTCCGGCACCCTCGCCGAACACGTCGCCGACAAGGCCGAACTGGCCACCGTCTGCGAGAGCCTGGGCGTTCCGCACCCGGTGACCCTGATCCCGCGGAGCCCGGCCCAGGCCGCCGCGGCGGCCTGGCAACTGGGCCTGCCGATGATGGCCAAGTGGAGCCGCCCCTGGCTGATCCCGGCCGGAACGGACCTGCGCAGCACGGTGGTGGTGCGCTCCGCGCAGCAGGCGCAGGCCCTGTATCTGCGTACCGCCGAGGCCGGCAGCCCGCTGCTGTTCCAGGCCTTTCTGCCGCCGGGGCCCGACCGCGACTGGTTCGTCCACGGTTACGTCGACCGGTCCGGCGTGACCCGAGGCGGCGGCACGGGCCGCAAGAACCGTGCCTGGCCGCGCGGCGCGGGCCTCACGACGGTCGGCCGCTGGACGCCCGAGCCGCAGCTCCAGGCCCTGGTCGAAGGGCTCATCGGTGCCCTCGGCTACCGGGGCATCTTCGACCTCGACTTCCGCCGGGACGCCACCACGGGCCGCTACCACCTGCTCGACTTCAACCCCCGTCCCGGAGCCCAGTTCCGGCTCTTCGAGGACGGGGCGGGCCTGGACGTCGTACGCGCCCTGCACCTGGATCTGACCCACCGTCCGCTGCCCGAACCGGCGCCTGTGCCGGGTCGTACGTTCGTGGTGGAGAACTACGCGCCGTTCGTCGCGCTGCGCTCCCGGTCCGCGGGGCGCGAACTGGCCTGGCACGCGCTGGACGACCGCGCCCCCGGGCGCGCGTTATGGGGCCTGTGGGCCCGCCATGTCTCGCTGCGCCTGGCACAGCGCACCGGCCGCCTGCTGCGCGGGCCCGCCGTCGCGGTCCGGACAGCCAGGAGAGCCGGAGCGACCAGGACAGCCGGGGCGGCGGCCGCCGAGACGGCCGGTGCCGCGGCGGCGAGACCGGTCGCCGCGAGCACGGACTCGGCCGTCGTACGACCGCGCGGCGGACCGGTGCGGCGCGCGGACCGCGGCTCGGGCCGCCGCTCCGACCGGATGCCCGCCCCCTTCAACGCGCGGCCGCAGGGGCCCCCGGCCCCCTCCCGTACCGACGACGAGAAAGCGAGCAGTTGCTGA
- a CDS encoding chaplin: MRQNLSRGVVLAAAATGIMSLYASPAFADSTATATASDSPGVVSGNNVQVPVNVPVNLCGNTVDVVAALNPAFGNSCANGSGSHVRHAAPQHAAPQLPSQQQHHAGSGYGPGYGGADHTRGHGGQVGHPGAGYGGYGGSGYGDSGYGDSGHGQSGYGDSGYGDSGHGRSGYGDSGAHHGGWGGSSSYGGTYGSPGVLSGNQVGAPIDVPVELCGNTVDVIALANPVSGNSCGHHHGPDGHATTPHHCTPPATPPHTPPRRVHQHPPTHTPSTPIVHTPPVTVHQRHTPPAALAETGAEGMLANAAVSAALLAGGAVLYRRSRAASRP; this comes from the coding sequence GTGCGACAGAACCTGAGTAGGGGAGTGGTCCTGGCCGCGGCTGCGACGGGCATCATGTCCCTGTACGCCAGTCCGGCCTTCGCGGACTCGACCGCGACCGCGACCGCTTCGGACTCACCCGGCGTGGTGTCCGGAAACAACGTCCAGGTGCCGGTGAACGTACCGGTGAACCTCTGCGGCAACACGGTCGACGTCGTCGCCGCGCTCAACCCGGCGTTCGGCAACTCCTGTGCCAACGGCTCGGGTTCGCACGTCCGGCACGCCGCACCGCAGCACGCGGCGCCGCAACTCCCCTCGCAGCAGCAGCACCACGCCGGCTCCGGGTACGGCCCGGGATACGGCGGCGCCGATCACACCCGCGGTCATGGCGGCCAGGTCGGTCACCCGGGCGCCGGCTACGGCGGATACGGCGGTTCCGGGTACGGGGACTCGGGGTACGGGGACTCCGGTCACGGGCAGTCCGGGTACGGGGACTCGGGATACGGGGACTCCGGTCACGGTCGGTCCGGGTACGGCGACTCGGGCGCTCACCACGGGGGTTGGGGCGGCTCCTCGTCGTACGGCGGGACGTACGGTTCGCCCGGTGTCCTGTCGGGTAACCAGGTCGGGGCTCCGATCGACGTTCCGGTCGAACTCTGCGGCAACACCGTGGACGTGATCGCCCTGGCGAACCCCGTGTCCGGCAACTCGTGCGGTCATCACCACGGGCCGGACGGCCACGCGACGACCCCGCACCACTGCACTCCGCCGGCGACCCCGCCGCACACACCCCCGCGGAGGGTCCACCAGCACCCGCCGACCCACACTCCGTCCACGCCGATCGTGCACACCCCGCCCGTGACGGTGCACCAGCGGCACACCCCGCCCGCGGCGCTGGCGGAGACCGGAGCCGAAGGCATGCTCGCCAACGCGGCGGTCAGCGCCGCCCTGCTGGCGGGCGGCGCCGTGCTGTACCGCCGCAGCCGCGCCGCGTCCCGTCCGTGA
- a CDS encoding rodlin — translation MKKLWATAAIAASIAGVSAAAAPQALAIGNDGGVTTVNGNGAEQSYGNQATFGDQSPQLSLVQGSLNKPCVGLPAKVNAGSLIGFIPVAVQDVPILSAPQNQQCTENSTQAKGDEPLSHIADNIPVLSGNGASHS, via the coding sequence ATGAAGAAGCTCTGGGCGACCGCGGCCATCGCCGCTTCCATCGCCGGCGTATCGGCCGCCGCCGCGCCCCAGGCCCTCGCCATCGGCAACGACGGCGGCGTCACCACCGTCAACGGCAACGGTGCCGAGCAGTCGTACGGCAACCAGGCCACGTTCGGTGACCAGAGCCCCCAGCTCTCCCTGGTTCAGGGTTCCCTGAACAAGCCCTGCGTCGGCCTGCCGGCCAAGGTCAACGCCGGATCGCTCATCGGCTTCATCCCGGTCGCCGTCCAGGACGTGCCGATCCTGTCGGCCCCGCAGAACCAGCAGTGCACCGAGAACTCCACCCAGGCCAAGGGTGACGAGCCGCTGTCGCACATCGCGGACAACATCCCGGTCCTGTCGGGCAACGGCGCGAGCCACAGCTGA
- a CDS encoding FAD-dependent oxidoreductase, protein MYDLLVVGAGPYGLSIASHAAAAGLSLRVLGRPMASWRDHMPRGMFLKSEPWASSLSDPQGRWRLETYCAGRGVAARHGEPVPVELFASYGLWFARNAVPGVDERMAVRVRACPGGFEALVDDGEVLRARTVVLAVGVMPFAEVPAALDGLGPEQVSHSSDHSSLSRFRGRDVTVIGGGQAALETAALLCEQGTRARVLVRADRLRWNDEPPARERPWYRSARAPHSGLGCGWRNWFYAERPGLFRRLPEPTRARIAATALGPAGAWWVRDRVEPVVEVMLGHEVTSAYASGIDVRLETVDRDGTPMCLETDHVIAATGFRARRERLGLLDDDLRVRLAAGPDGPPEIGRDFESSVPGLFMAGLITASAFGPAMRFVQGAGFTADMLVRGVRRRLRTGPAGGRVPAPGERRRQGPDLRLGARR, encoded by the coding sequence ATGTACGACCTCCTGGTGGTGGGAGCCGGCCCCTACGGCCTGTCCATCGCCTCCCACGCCGCGGCGGCCGGGCTGAGCCTGCGCGTCCTCGGCCGCCCGATGGCGTCCTGGCGCGACCACATGCCCCGCGGGATGTTCCTGAAGTCGGAGCCGTGGGCGTCCAGCCTCTCCGACCCGCAAGGCCGCTGGCGTCTGGAGACGTACTGCGCGGGCCGTGGCGTGGCGGCCCGGCACGGCGAGCCGGTACCGGTCGAGCTGTTCGCCTCGTACGGCCTGTGGTTCGCCCGCAACGCGGTGCCCGGGGTCGACGAACGCATGGCCGTCCGGGTGAGGGCCTGCCCCGGGGGGTTCGAGGCGCTGGTCGACGACGGCGAGGTGCTGCGGGCCCGCACGGTCGTCCTGGCCGTCGGCGTGATGCCCTTCGCCGAGGTGCCGGCCGCGCTGGACGGCCTCGGCCCCGAGCAGGTGTCGCACAGCAGCGACCACAGCTCGCTGTCCCGCTTCCGGGGCCGGGACGTCACGGTGATCGGCGGCGGTCAGGCCGCCCTGGAGACGGCGGCCCTGCTCTGCGAACAGGGCACCCGGGCAAGGGTCCTGGTCCGCGCCGACCGGCTGCGCTGGAACGACGAGCCGCCCGCCCGGGAACGGCCCTGGTACCGCTCCGCCCGTGCCCCGCACAGCGGTCTGGGCTGCGGCTGGCGCAACTGGTTCTACGCCGAGCGCCCCGGCCTCTTCCGCCGGCTGCCGGAACCCACCCGGGCGCGGATCGCGGCCACCGCGCTGGGCCCGGCCGGTGCCTGGTGGGTCCGCGACCGCGTCGAGCCCGTCGTCGAGGTGATGCTGGGGCACGAGGTCACGTCGGCCTACGCCTCGGGCATCGACGTACGGCTCGAAACGGTGGACCGGGACGGCACCCCGATGTGTCTGGAGACGGACCATGTCATCGCGGCCACCGGGTTCAGGGCGCGGCGCGAGCGGCTCGGCCTGCTCGACGACGATCTGCGCGTGCGTCTGGCGGCGGGGCCCGACGGTCCGCCGGAGATCGGCCGGGACTTCGAGTCGTCGGTGCCGGGCCTCTTCATGGCGGGGCTGATCACCGCCTCCGCGTTCGGTCCGGCCATGCGCTTCGTGCAGGGTGCCGGTTTCACGGCGGACATGCTCGTGCGCGGCGTACGGCGGCGGCTGCGCACAGGACCGGCCGGCGGCCGGGTACCGGCGCCCGGGGAGCGCCGGCGGCAGGGACCGGACCTGCGACTCGGCGCCCGGCGCTGA